TTTTTATTGTTAGGTGTAGTTTGTGCTTTAATGTCGATTATAGCAGTTATTTGGTGCGCTTTAGTTTTACAAGAACGAGGAGCAAAAGCGATTCTAAATTATCCTCAGAAAAAAGTTTTGGCAATTGCTTTTATAGTTATCGGTGCGCTTTCCTTGGTCTATGGAGTAGGAAAAATTGGGGTTAATCCCAGAGATTTTATCGCTATTTCCACAATTTTATTAGGAATAGAAGGGATAGTTTCTGGGTTAAATATTTACTATGGTAAAACTGAAAATCATCTCAGGGATGGTGCGGCAATTAAACAGAGAGAAGCAGATAATAATACCGAAACTATTCCCCTGAAAGAACAATTAAAAATAGTTTTTGGTAATCGTCCCTTTTTATACGTTATTGGCATCTATCTTTGTGCTTGGTTAGGGGTACAATTAACCGCCTCGATTTTGGTTTACTATGTCGTCAGCTACATGAGACTATCGGAAGCAGAATCAGGTTTAGTCGCTTTAGCAGTACAGGGAACAGCTTTAGTGATGTTATTTTTATGGCAAGCAGTTAGTCAGAAATTAGACAAAAAGATAGTCTATTTTTTAGGGATTACAGTCTGGATTATTGCCCAAATCGGTTTATTTTTGCTCCAACCAGGACAAATAACTTTAATGTATACTTTGGCAGTTTTGGCGGGATTTGGTGTATCTGTGGCCTATTTAATTCCTTGGTCAATGGTTCCTGATGTGATCGAATTGGACGAATTAGAAACAGGAAAACGTCGAGAAGGTATTTTTTATGCTTTCATGGTACTTTTGCAAAAAATTGGTTTAGCTTTGGGGTTATTTCTTGTCGGTATTGCTCTAGAAACATCGGGTTTTAAACCGAGAATCCCAGGAGAAGCAATTCCCCTGCAGCCAGATAGTGCTTTAATAGCAATTCGCCTAGCAATTGCTCCTTTACCAGCATTTTTCCTGATCATTAGCCTAATTCTTGCCTATTTTTATCCAATTACGCGCCAAGTTCACGCCGAAATTTTAGACCGATTAGCAGCAAGAAGACAAGAAGAAAAGTAAACATTGGTTATCAGCTATTAGGACACAGGAGATTATTTTTATTTATTCCCGAACTTCCTGCTAAGAAAAATCAGCAAACCCTTACCCAAAAGTAATTGTATTGATTTTTGAACTACTCGTTACTGGGTACAATCGACCTGGAAGCTTAACTGGAGAGTGTTTTAGATATCTGCAAAAATTATAACCCGATCACAGCTTGCTTTTATATTATATACTAATTAAGTAGTTCAATAG
This portion of the Microcystis aeruginosa NIES-2549 genome encodes:
- a CDS encoding MFS transporter, which encodes MDHLTSERLNLTTKIAYGAGDLGPAITANISVFYLLFFLTDVAGLSAGLAGSVLMVVRIFDAINDPIIGMWSDQTRTIWGRRLPWMLLGSIPFGISYFLLWLIPTNNQLWLFLYYIFIGIIFNLTYTVVNLPYQALTPELTYDYNERTRLNSFRFAFSIGGSILSLILYILVSSSYANDLHQAFLLLGVVCALMSIIAVIWCALVLQERGAKAILNYPQKKVLAIAFIVIGALSLVYGVGKIGVNPRDFIAISTILLGIEGIVSGLNIYYGKTENHLRDGAAIKQREADNNTETIPLKEQLKIVFGNRPFLYVIGIYLCAWLGVQLTASILVYYVVSYMRLSEAESGLVALAVQGTALVMLFLWQAVSQKLDKKIVYFLGITVWIIAQIGLFLLQPGQITLMYTLAVLAGFGVSVAYLIPWSMVPDVIELDELETGKRREGIFYAFMVLLQKIGLALGLFLVGIALETSGFKPRIPGEAIPLQPDSALIAIRLAIAPLPAFFLIISLILAYFYPITRQVHAEILDRLAARRQEEK